ACCGGATTCCCTACGCGGAGGCGAAACGGCTCGGCTCGATCCAGGAAGGGATTCTCGAGGAATTGACCCGAGGCGTGAGGACCGTCGACGAGGTGGATTTCGAGAAGGCCGATCGGCTGATCGAGGAGCGGTTGCCCGAGGACGTGCTCGCGTCGGAGAGCTGACGCGGGCGTTCGGCGGGTGAACAAGAAAGAAAAGGGCCGGGACATCCGTCCCGGCAGTATCGGGTTGGTTTCGAGGGCACGATGTAGCGCATCACCCGAAGGTCTCAGGTTCGGCGGCCGGAGGCCGCGTGCCAGCGTCGAGCTGAAACTCGTGGTTCGCGAAGCGAAGCGTGCCGCCCGAAAGGGCGAGACTCCTTCACCATGCTCCGTCACCTCCACGGAAAGAACATGGACGAAAAAACGAACGATGTCTCGTGAACCGAATGACACGAACTGCCGGCTGACTTTCTGATGGGAAAGATAGAATGCCGTCTTCAGGAGAGTCCCCCGTGAGCCTCCCTGCCGGCACGCGTCTCGGTCCCTACGAGATCCTCGCCCCGCTCGGCGCGGGCGGAATGGGAGAGGTCTACAAAGCTCGGGACACGCGGCTCGGCCGGGATGTCGCGGTCAAGGTGCTGCCTTCGCACCTGTCGGACGGTCCTGACTTGAAGGTCCGATTCGAACGTGAAGCGCGCGCGATCGCGGCGCTCTCTCACCCGCACATCTGCGCGCTCTACGATGTCGGCAGCCACGACGGAATGGAATACCTCGTCATGGAGCTGATCGAAGGGCAGGTCCTCTCCGGGCGACTCGAAAAGGGAGCGCTTCCGACGGAGCAGGTTCTGAGGTTCGGCGTGCAGATTGCCGACGCGCTCGACCGTGCGCACCGCGCCGAGATCATTCATCGGGATCTGAAGCCCGGGAACGTCATGCTGACGAAGTCAGGTGTGAAGCTCCTCGATTTTGGCCTCGCGAAGATGGCTGCCACCGAGAAGCCGTCTTCCGATCTGTCTTCCCTTCCCACGCAGGCGGAGGCGAGCCGGCCCTTGACCGAGAAGGGCACGATCATGGGTACGTTCCAGTACATGGCGCCCGAGCAGGTCGAAGGGAAGGACGCCGACGCTCGGACGGACATCTTCGCTCTCGGCTGTCTCCTCTACGAGATGACGACGGGGAGGAAGGCATTCTCGGGGACGAGCCGCGCGAGCCTGATCGGCGCGATCATGAATTCGGAACCGCCGTCGATCTCCTCGATCCAGCCGATGACGCCTCCCGCCCTCGACCACGTCGTCCGCCGCTGCCTGGCGAAGGAGCCAGACGACCGCTGGCAGAGCGCGGCGGACGTTGCGAGCGAGCTCCGCTGGGTGGCCGAGGCGGGCTCGCAGGCCGGCGCGCCGGCAACCGTCGTCTCGCGGCGAAAGACGCGCGAGAAACTCGCATGGACGGCAGTCGCGGTAGCGGCCGCTGCCCTGGCCATCGTCCTCGTTCGACGGCCGCCGAGCGAGACTTTCCGGACGCGCTCCTTTCTTCTGCCGCCGGAGAAGGTCGAGTTCGATACGAGTGGCAACAATTGTGCTTCCCTCACCATTTCTCCGGACGGTCGCAACGTCACTTTCGCCGCCAGAGGCGCCGACGGTAAAGTCATGCTCTGGCTCCGGTCGCTCGACGAGCTCACCGCCCGTCCGATCCCCGGAACGGAAGGCGCGAGCTTCCCCTTCTGGTCGCCCGACAGCCGGTCGCTGGCGTTTTTTGCAGACGGCAAGCTCCTGAGGGTAGACCTTGCGGGCTCTCCGCCGCTGGCGATCTGCGACGCCCCGAACGGCCGCAGCGGCTCGTGGAGCCGTGCCGGCATCATCCTGTTCTCGCCCGACACGAATACGGAGATCTTTCAGGTACCGGCCGCCGGCGGACCGGCCACACCCGTTACCAAGCTCGATATCACCGGGGGCGAGACGACTCATCGTTGGGCCGCGTTCCTGCCCGATGGGAAACGCTTCCTCTATACGGCCGGTTCCCACTCCGCCGGGGCGAGAAGCGAGAGCAACGCCATTTATCTCGCCGCTCTCGGCTCGCAGGGGCGCACGCGTCTCCTTCAGGCGCGGTCGAACGTCGCTTACGCCTCGGGTTTCCTTTTCTCCATGCGTGAACATGTCCTGCTGGCGCAGCGATTCGACGCCGACAGCGGGCGCTTGAAGGGCGACCCGGTTCCGCTGGCATATGGCGTCCAGTACGAGCCGAGTTTTTTCCGAGGAGACTTCTCGACCTCCGACAACGGCCTCCTCGTATATGCGACGGGCGCCGCAGATGCGGGAGCGCGCCTGCGCTGGTTCGACACCTCGGGCAAGCCGCTGGGTGAACCGTTCGGCGAAGCGGCGGAATACAGACAGATCGCGGTGTCGCCCGACGGCTCCCGCATCGCGGCGACGATCGCTGACCCGGTCAAGGGTCTGCCCGAAATCTGGCTCATCGATTCCCGCGGCGTGCGGACGCGCTTCACCTTCGGCGCTCCCGCGTTCTCGCCCGTCTACTCCTCCGATGGGACTCGCATCGCCTACGCGAAGGGTTCAGGAATCTATGTCCGGCCGGCAAACGGAGGAGGCCAGGAGGATTGGGTCTACCATTCCGACGCCCAGACGGGACCCAGCGACTGGTCTCGCGATGGACGGTTCATCGCATTCGACTACGTGAAGCCGGGCAGCAAGACCAAGCAGGACATCTGGATCCTTCCTCTTTTTGGAGATCGCAAGCCCTATCCTTTTCTCGCGACGGAATTCCTCGAGCAGGGCGCGTCCTTCTCGCCGAACGGAAGGTGGATCTCATACCTTTCGGATGAATCGGGGCGGCCGGAGCTTTACGTCGCGGCCTTTCCCGGCCCCGGCGGAAAGTGGCAAGTCTCCACCGAGGGGTCGGCGGGAGGGAGCTGGCTCTCGGCCGGCAAAATCGCCTTTGGATCCCTGGACGGGCGGGCCTT
The genomic region above belongs to Thermoanaerobaculia bacterium and contains:
- a CDS encoding protein kinase, coding for MSLPAGTRLGPYEILAPLGAGGMGEVYKARDTRLGRDVAVKVLPSHLSDGPDLKVRFEREARAIAALSHPHICALYDVGSHDGMEYLVMELIEGQVLSGRLEKGALPTEQVLRFGVQIADALDRAHRAEIIHRDLKPGNVMLTKSGVKLLDFGLAKMAATEKPSSDLSSLPTQAEASRPLTEKGTIMGTFQYMAPEQVEGKDADARTDIFALGCLLYEMTTGRKAFSGTSRASLIGAIMNSEPPSISSIQPMTPPALDHVVRRCLAKEPDDRWQSAADVASELRWVAEAGSQAGAPATVVSRRKTREKLAWTAVAVAAAALAIVLVRRPPSETFRTRSFLLPPEKVEFDTSGNNCASLTISPDGRNVTFAARGADGKVMLWLRSLDELTARPIPGTEGASFPFWSPDSRSLAFFADGKLLRVDLAGSPPLAICDAPNGRSGSWSRAGIILFSPDTNTEIFQVPAAGGPATPVTKLDITGGETTHRWAAFLPDGKRFLYTAGSHSAGARSESNAIYLAALGSQGRTRLLQARSNVAYASGFLFSMREHVLLAQRFDADSGRLKGDPVPLAYGVQYEPSFFRGDFSTSDNGLLVYATGAADAGARLRWFDTSGKPLGEPFGEAAEYRQIAVSPDGSRIAATIADPVKGLPEIWLIDSRGVRTRFTFGAPAFSPVYSSDGTRIAYAKGSGIYVRPANGGGQEDWVYHSDAQTGPSDWSRDGRFIAFDYVKPGSKTKQDIWILPLFGDRKPYPFLATEFLEQGASFSPNGRWISYLSDESGRPELYVAAFPGPGGKWQVSTEGSAGGSWLSAGKIAFGSLDGRALVVDVEESAGGLEVGAPRVVFKVPPTDSAPAVPLDGQRLLLAVHSETTETPRVVLLTNWMAGLKQR